CTCCTCATATGTTATTTCACTACTTGAAAATGTCCTTAATATCTGGTTTATCTTTTGCAAGTTTTCTATTGCAGTTGACTCATTTGTTTTCTCGAGTTCTTTTATCAGATAgtcaataatattttctCGATCAATGATTTTGGTTACTTCACCATAGATATCATTTAAGCTCCCGAGAAGAACTTCTGCTTTCAGGACAAATGACTCATCCAGCAATGATAATCTTTGATCCAAAAAATGTTTAACATGTGAAGGTATGTTTACATTTAATTTCTCAAACCTCAAGATTGTATCATATAATTTATCTGACAAGGAAGATGCTGTTGTCTTTGTCGATTTGTTTTCGAAATCAATGGCCAAATCGTCCTTGTCGCTATCTGAATAGTTGTTATCTGCTTTCTCTTTAACTGCACCCACGCCTAGTCCTTTGGGTCGTAGCTTTGTTTCAATGGGGTTGATTATTCCTTCCTGATTTACCCCGAGCCCTTTTCCTTTCTGATAACCcatcttcattaataattttgccCCGATACCATACTTCTGAAAATTATCAGATGTATCATCGTTGAGTTTTCCTTCATAAAAAGGTTGACTGTTAGGTTGATCTGCTTGTTTCTCTtctgcttcttcttcttcctcctGGTCCTCTTCCTCTATATCTGAATATTCATCATATATGGCTGCCATCATCATGCTACCCATTGACATCgtattttttgtattgaatTCATTGAATGAGTCCGACTTTTTGAACAGGAAGTCTGAATTATGGACATTTCCTGGCATTGAAGTCTGTTTCTTCGTCACAAGATTGATACTTTTTATGGTATAATTTTGCAGGgaaatatttgtttattcatcttgatttttttttttgtggaCTTGCACTATATACGCATCTTTACAGAACTTGCAAAAACTAAATTCTCAATCTGAGTACTTACTATACATTCTGCTATCACTATAAAGAACACATACTCGAATCTAATATTTCGCTTTAGATACATTACTTGTTGGATCCGGTGATCATGTCCATCAACTCTTTCTCATTTCCTATGTTAGGCTCTTCTTCTTGGCCATCTTCTTTCTGTATATATTCTAGTCCTTCTGTAATAATCTGTACAATGACTGGCAATTCGTGTTCTCCGGGAAGCTTGAACTCCGATGGAATGAATTCACCATATCTAGATGTCCATTGGCGTCTTCTTTCACTCTCCTCTATTTGAATTCTATAAATGTCTTCATTCAAAAACTCTGttagtttttttaaaaattttcttggaTACgtaaattgttgatgatgtaGTTCTGCTAGATATTTGGTCTTGTAAatgtttataaatttaaCATAATGCTCAGTCAACTCTTGCAAGGTCTGCGTGTACACTTGACTTGGTGATTGGTCAGATTTTACCGGCATTGAGCATTCCTTGAGTTTATTTTCACATTCCGCTATAAGAAACGTATACCTTGGAATTTCTTCTGTCTTAAATTTTCGGAATACAGCCAACTCTTCTTTGACAATGTctgatattttttcaatatttggCATATGTGTAGCCAAAAACTTTTTAGATCTTTCCTCGTTTCGAAGTATAATGTCATAAATTGTAGTTAGTTCTTTAAACACCTCTGGTAACTCCTGGGCGTCGTTCTTTAAGACACCAAGATTCATATCGCATCCGTTCCCCGATGAGATTAATTCCACCGCTTTCATGCATTGATCAAAATGGTTCGTCTGCATTTCCAATATTGATACCAATTCATTTTCGAGGGCTTGGTTTTCCCGTAGTATTGTCCCCatgaatgaatttgattcgTTTGAAGCGCCGTGTATCAAAGCTCTTAGTTCCAATTGTAAGGGTGCAATCAAATCATACATCTTGACTGATTTGTTCCATCTGCTATTCATACGATCCTGTTCAATATTTAGTTTTTCCTTAACTTCGAGGTCTAGtaaattcttgattttactacaatttgatttgaaaatccCAATATTCTCTTTAAGTAggttgattgattgaataGATGTAAAGTCAAACAATGTTTTGCCTTCAGAAGTTccctcaacaacaatcgAAGGCACTCgtgttttctttaattcAAGTAGTATATTGTTTAATCTGGCTAAAGATGGATCCAAAAGATCTTTGATATCATTGAACACTTTGTCGATATTTGTATGTAAGTAAATCTTGGTAGTTTCAATTTGCTTCAAAATACTGTCATATTGCTCTCTATAggatttgaataaaaactCAATTGCTTGTAGTTTGTCTGGTATCAAAATTGTCAATTCTTGTGCTGTCTTCTGCATCAGGGACTGGGCATCCGTGCATATTTTTTGTGTTTTCTCTAACGTTGATTGAGCCTCTCTACTCCATTTTATAACCTCATCCTGGGTTACCGTCGCTGAGTTTATTTCATTAGTCATAAAGGGTGGTTTTGGTGAAAATAGGGAAAGTATCGAATTAACTTagtaaatataaaaaacGTTATCTACTAAagattaagaaaaaaaataatgcgAATGGTGGTGGCGGTTGGTAGGGTAGAGTTGCACTCGCATTAATCAAACCCACATTTCACTTCCCTCacacatcaacaacaacaatcacaaCTAAATTTGCTTCTACGTGCTggtggaaaaaaaaaactcactgaaaaaaaacaaatactAATTCAGAACTCTGAAAAAGTGTACACTGCTTTCAATATTTCTACAAACAGGTATGAGTTCATCTTCTCCACTCAAAGCTTTTCGTAAAGCTGTAATTAAAGAGGAAAGAATAgagtttttcaaaaacgATGAGACAACTGATTCGATCAATGATGCTACAGAGGTGCAATTTGGGACCGACAAGAATAAATATTCCTTGGACATGGCCACCAATTtttataatgatgaaaaattgacGGACGCACAAAGCTTGCGATCTGTTGTGTTTTGTTATTTGCATGAAAAGGATTCAATCACAGATTATAAAGTGGCTGGTGAAAGTTTGAATATTCCTGTATTTAGTTTTTTGGTGAAAACAGAATTATCGACATGGTTACATGGAAACAGTGATACATGTATGTTCATTAAAAAGGAAGCAGAGGATAAAACTTCGAAAAGTGTGAAATCGACAGACTCCTCTCTGCAAGTGAACAATAAGAAGCATAAATTGGATGATCCACAGTTAGAAAGAATAAGTAAGTTTGAAAGAGAATCAGTAGATCATAATGCAGCATTGAGAGGCTCTAAGAACATTGATTTTGGGTACTTGGTATCCGATGCCAAAAAATTCATCCATGAACTAAAGCGTACCAAACATATGCCTAGAACAAACTCCCAGGGGAACAGTGGTCCTAAAAAGCAGCCGATTATTCTTGTTTCACCAGCCACCACAGCTTTGTTATCATTGTCTAATATCAAAGAGTTTCTTGAGGATGGTGTCTTTACCGAGCCTGTTCCAGGAAATAGACCTAATGGGGGATTGGTTATCGTCAACCACCCTTCAGACAAATTGATATCTACTGGTCAGAAAATAATGGTTGTTGACAATATTGAGAACTTTAACAAAATGGAGTATTGGGATAGAGTTATTGCTATATTTACAACAGGACAAACATGGCAATTCAGTAGATACATACACCCTGAGCCAGAGGTATTGTTCCAAAAGTATCGTGGATTCTATTTTGGGT
This genomic stretch from Candida albicans SC5314 chromosome 1, complete sequence harbors:
- a CDS encoding protein kinase regulatory subunit (Ortholog(s) have protein complex scaffold, protein kinase activator activity and role in activation of protein kinase activity, autophagosome assembly, late nucleophagy, mitophagy, pexophagy, piecemeal microautophagy of nucleus), whose translation is MTNEINSATVTQDEVIKWSREAQSTLEKTQKICTDAQSSMQKTAQELTILIPDKLQAIEFLFKSYREQYDSILKQIETTKIYLHTNIDKVFNDIKDLLDPSLARLNNILLELKKTRVPSIVVEGTSEGKTLFDFTSIQSINLLKENIGIFKSNCSKIKNLLDLEVKEKLNIEQDRMNSRWNKSVKMYDLIAPLQLELRALIHGASNESNSFMGTILRENQALENELVSILEMQTNHFDQCMKAVELISSGNGCDMNLGVLKNDAQELPEVFKELTTIYDIILRNEERSKKFLATHMPNIEKISDIVKEELAVFRKFKTEEIPRYTFLIAECENKLKECSMPVKSDQSPSQVYTQTLQELTEHYVKFINIYKTKYLAELHHQQFTYPRKFLKKLTEFLNEDIYRIQIEESERRRQWTSRYGEFIPSEFKLPGEHELPVIVQIITEGLEYIQKEDGQEEEPNIGNEKELMDMITGSNK
- the CDC73 gene encoding Cdc73p (Putative transcription elongation factor; cdc73 kap114 double transposon mutation affects filamentous growth; Spider biofilm repressed), which encodes MSSSSPLKAFRKAVIKEERIEFFKNDETTDSINDATEVQFGTDKNKYSLDMATNFYNDEKLTDAQSLRSVVFCYLHEKDSITDYKVAGESLNIPVFSFLVKTELSTWLHGNSDTCMFIKKEAEDKTSKSVKSTDSSSQVNNKKHKLDDPQLERISKFERESVDHNAALRGSKNIDFGYLVSDAKKFIHELKRTKHMPRTNSQGNSGPKKQPIILVSPATTALLSLSNIKEFLEDGVFTEPVPGNRPNGGLVIVNHPSDKLISTGQKIMVVDNIENFNKMEYWDRVIAIFTTGQTWQFSRYIHPEPEVLFQKYRGFYFGYQGEIAPPQIKDWNVTEVRVDRDKRFKDKVIVRDFWVEIEKILVNKGYGKSY